One part of the Ailuropoda melanoleuca isolate Jingjing chromosome 6, ASM200744v2, whole genome shotgun sequence genome encodes these proteins:
- the IRF2BP2 gene encoding interferon regulatory factor 2-binding protein 2, whose amino-acid sequence MNGAAPPLPAALGLSGRAAASLAAVSGAAAAGLGSAQPAELSSHKRPASVSSSAAVEHEQREAAAKEKQPPPPSHRGATDSLATAAGATELGAEGASKGRGPGEQDWVNRPKTVRDTLLALHQHGHSGPFESKFKKEPALTAGRLLGFEANGANGSKAVARTARKRKPSPEPEGEVGPPKINGEAQPWLSTPTEGLKIPITPTSSFVSPPPPTASPHSNRTTPPEAAQNGQSPMAALILVADNAGGSHASKDANQVHSTTRRNSSSPPSPSSMNQRRLGPREVGGQAAGSTGGLEPVHPASLPDSSLAASAPLCCTLCHERLEDTHFVQCPSVPSHKFCFPCSRQSIKQQGASGEVYCPSGEKCPLVGSNVPWAFMQGEIATILAGDVKVKKERDS is encoded by the exons ATGAACGGCGCGGCCCCGCCGCTGCCCGCCGCTCTGGGCCTCAGCGGCCGCGCCGCCGCCTCGCTGGCCGCCGTCTCGGGGGCCGCGGCCGCGGGCCTGGGCTCGGCGCAGCCCGCCGAACTGAGCTCGCACAAGCGGCCAGCGTCCGTGTCGAGCAGTGCGGCCGTGGAGCACGAGCAGCGCGAGGCGGCGGCCAAGGAGAAGCAGCCGCCGCCGCCCTCGCACCGCGGCGCGACCGACAGCCTGGCCACCGCGGCCGGGGCCACCGAGCTGGGCGCCGAGGGCGCGAGCAAAGGCCGCGGGCCGGGAGAGCAGGACTGGGTCAACAGGCCCAAGACCGTGCGAGACACGCTGCTGGCGCTGCACCAGCACGGCCACTCGGGGCCCTTCGAGAGCAAGTTTAAGAAGGAGCCGGCCCTGACTGCAGGCAGGTTGTTGGGTTTCGAGGCCAACGGGGCCAACGGGTCTAAAGCAG ttGCAAGAAcagcaaggaaaagaaagcctTCTCCAGAACCAGAAGGTGAAGTCGGGCCCCCTAAGATCAATGGAGAGGCACAGCCATGGCTGTCCACACCCACAGAAGGGCTCAAGATCCCCATTACTCCTACATCCTCTTTTGTGTCTCCACCACCACCCACTGCCTCACCTCATTCCAACCGGACCACACCGCCTGAAGCGGCTCAGAACGGCCAGTCGCCCATGGCCGCCCTGATCTTAGTAGCAGACAATGCAGGGGGCAGTCATGCCTCGAAAGATGCCAACCAGGTTCACTCCACTACCAGGAGGAATAGCAGCAGTCCACCCTCTCCGTCCTCTATGAACCAAAGAAGGCTAGGCCCCAGAGAGGTGGGGGGCCAGGCGGCAGGCAGCACAGGAGGACTGGAGCCAGTGCACCCTGCCAGCCTCCCAGACTCTTCTCTGGCAGCCAGCGCCCCTCTGTGCTGCACCCTCTGCCACGAGCGGCTGGAGGACACCCACTTTGTGCAGTGCCCGTCTGTCCCTTCGCACAAGTTCTGCTTCCCTTGCTCCAGACAAAGCATCAAACAGCAGGGAGCTAGTGGAGAGGTCTATTGTCCCAGTGGGGAAAAATGCCCTCTTGTGGGCTCCAATGTCCCCTGGGCCTTTATGCAAGGGGAAATTGCAACCATCCTTGCTGGAGATgtgaaagtgaaaaaagagagagactcgTGA